The genomic DNA TAAGTATATAATCTCTGAATCTATAAGCCCTGCAATGGTACAAGCCACTCAATGGTTAGAGAGAACATTAGATGACTCAGCCAATAAGAGATTGGCAATACCTCAAGCATTTATGGCAGCAGATGCTATACTTGAAATAGGGATAAATGTAACTGATGGTTTAGTAGTATATGAAAATATGATAAATAGACGTGTAAATGAAGAACTTCCTTTTATGGCTACAGAAACAATACTTATGGAAGCTGTAAAAAGAGGTGGAGATAGACAGGAATTACATGAAATAATAAGAGAATATTCTATGAAAGCTGCCTATAGAGTAAAGCATGAAGGCAAGGATAATAACTTAATTGAACTTATAATAAATGATGATTCATTTAAAATGAGCAAGGAAGAAATACTATCTATAATGGACCCAAAAAACTTTATAGGTAGAGCTCCAGAACAAGTTGTAGAATTTGTAAATGAAGTTGTAGAACCTGCTATAAAAGATTATAAGGAAGACTTAGGAAAAGTAGATGTAGACCTAAGAGTATAGAATTGTACAGATAAAATATAATTAAAAACGGCTATCTTATTTATAAATAAGATAGCCATTTTAATGGGCTAGCGTCTTCTCTCCACCGCTGTGAAGAGTTCTTCTTTACTTACTATACCATGAATTTAATAAAATAGCTATATAAATAATATTTAATTAGGAATAATATAAATAAAAATAAAAAAATGATAAGATTACTAATTAAATTTAAACATTCAGCAAAAACTATTGTACTTGCAATATTTTTAATGTAAACTGAAATAAAGTTATTTAGATAATTTAATAAATTTTAAAACAACCGAGGTGATTATATGAACTATATAGTAAAAGATACCATAAGTTTTTTAGTAAAAACATTTCCTAAGATTTATTCTAGCCTGTACTTAGAAGACCTAAAAAAATTTGCACCAGATTATAATGTAAATAAAACACAATTAAGAGCATTAGTTTTCATAAAAAATTATGGAGTAATAAGTATGACTGATTTATGCTCTAAGTTAAATATAGAAAAAGGCAGTTTAACTAGTATGGTTGATGATTTAACTGATAAGAAGTATGTAACAAGGAAAAGAGATTTAGTTGATAGAAGAAAATATCTAATTGACATTACTGAAGAGGGAGATAAGATAGCAACTGATTTTATGGATAAATTAAGTGATGGTTTAGGAGAAAAACTTTCTAAATTAACTGAAGAAGACAGAAAAAAAT from Clostridioides difficile ATCC 9689 = DSM 1296 includes the following:
- a CDS encoding MarR family winged helix-turn-helix transcriptional regulator, which gives rise to MNYIVKDTISFLVKTFPKIYSSLYLEDLKKFAPDYNVNKTQLRALVFIKNYGVISMTDLCSKLNIEKGSLTSMVDDLTDKKYVTRKRDLVDRRKYLIDITEEGDKIATDFMDKLSDGLGEKLSKLTEEDRKKYLEAINTLQYILNKEEFR